In one Pseudarthrobacter oxydans genomic region, the following are encoded:
- a CDS encoding Ig-like domain-containing protein, which yields MNLRGKARAKGAVSAPAFRHRLFRSRLFGSTAFGLALIVLVVGAVLYPGFKTTEVELNDGGVWVVSKSKNAVGRLNYPSRVLDGAVTPASTTFDILQDAGDVFVDDETGSTLNQVSPANMRLGGDKQLPGSADVSFGSEVISVTDAASGKVWAVSPSTVNGFDEEASEPVMVGSEGIVSAVGDDDRIYSADPKSGAVTVTAVDANGEVTASESETWAELKGSGDLQITVVGDKPVLLDAAAGKLFLPGGKRLQLENAREAKLQQGGPASGFVAIATRKALLKQPLDGSAAKTVAFDGEGVPAAPVQLGGCVHAAWSGANKYVRDCVNDGDDKNVDVPKASASPSYVFRVNRDLVVLNDVNSGNVWLVNQNMQLVNNWDDVIPPKETSDDADKDSADEVQQTVLPDRTKPNSAPVAKPDTFGVRAGKTAVLPVLDNDTDPDGDILTVRAPDQLKSGVLAPIYGSTGFQVAIPADKAGSETFKYSVDDGRGLTASSDVTLNIIPAGENSAPRQKPNRNTTLVVQAGKIVSQNVLPDWMDPDGDDLYVVSAAGSDPRDQVKVRPDGLLTFQDAGTEPGRKVVTLTVSDGQSTTEGKVTVDVRAPGALPPIANADHVVAVAGVDAVIAPLKNDSDPQGGALRLAQVTPDGNATATLRADQQTFTFNSAAQGPHYVTYLVTNGPASAQQLVRVDVVSGDGDGAPVAVRDTALLPSGGTVLVDVLGNDSDPSGGVLVVQSVTAADGLPVSVSVLDHAVIRITDIRAQGQLNVKYTISNGLASASGDIAVLVVPAPAKLQSPQAKPDEVSVRVGDVVTIPVLANDSDPNGEKLTLEPELAQKPDDTDGRMFHAGDTLRFIAGDVPKTVYAIYKVTNESGQSDSQQVTIRVRARDDERNTRPEPKNLTARVVSGMVVRIPVPLDGIDSDGDSVQLIGVDKAPAMGTAVARDGYLEFTATGTAAGTDTFTYRVRDRIGAENTGTVIAGIAPPEANNQRPIAVDDSVDVRPGRKIAVDALSNDSDPDGDPIGLVSNAFEARPELGVETADGRVLLTAPGNAGNENVSYKIQDDKKAQGSAVIRVSISPDATLKAPVAKDDVITPAETLGKSAVDVPVLKNDSDPDGVAAELKVSLPDGNPNARVGGDGNVVVGLAAGDQLVPYTVTDVDGQSATAVIWVPGQGEQHPSLARTDVVEVMAGKEITFALSEYVRVREGRSPHITQADKVQVQGADTQGVIAGNGDALRYAALKDYVGPGSVTFEVTDGSGPEDPQGLKSTLTIITRVIPDPAANHEPTFRGTDLDVPKAETAALELGTLARDVDAGDQEKLKFEFDGTTPEGFTASLEGQTLKVSAAAGSPAGRKGNIPLKVTDGRSEPVKASVTATVVASNRPLPTAGEDVIEKANAGRAETINVLANDFNPFADTPLEIVSVAVETGSATGQPVVAGDSLTVTPAEGFKGVMVLRYVISDKTDDPSRHADGRVRITVRDKPDPPSAPTATDVRSRTAVLKWAPPSDNGATITGYTVRSNTGFEQQCATTTCTLSGLTNDVKYVFTVTATNEVGDSQASAQSNEIRPDEKPSPPEAPTVKAGDKNMVIDWPPARTEGSAVKSYNLEISPPPASGIAVKNGVTGLTYTWPGLTNGVRYKVRAQAVNELGPSDWGIYSSEDNPAGVPAAPAAPTSAVASAVGSTNQLRVNWTEPDTNGDAIRNYYVTMSGGGGAPQTQAIPGTVRTANFTANNSEAEYTFTVQAENKAGKGAVSPASAPRRATGKLGQVSGVTAAAADTGGAGRQVTINFKELTAAERNGSAYGEVSYSYNASTGQTGPIRPGQTVGGFTNGTPTSITVVANSSVAPSSDASTAATTTPHGAPGTPSATGQNGGQNQKSLSFSWTSPSTATNDVAYTQINIDGRGWERVAASGSRTVNTGGFDEPHSIQVQTVNSIGNGGGVAEATARSGPAKTEWGNSIVGYRTCTDAPASGQTSWRSPTGAEHTCDGVVSGYPWIYGSGPTFTVNCFMWRTVPDARGTYKWYRISSHPDGRYVGRTVQVGNTTLGEPEGHGIPQC from the coding sequence ATGAATCTTCGCGGGAAAGCACGCGCAAAAGGCGCCGTATCCGCACCCGCGTTCCGCCACAGGCTCTTCCGTTCCCGCCTTTTCGGCAGCACCGCATTTGGGCTGGCGCTCATTGTGCTGGTGGTTGGCGCGGTGCTGTATCCGGGGTTCAAGACCACCGAGGTGGAGTTGAACGACGGCGGGGTGTGGGTGGTCTCGAAGTCGAAGAATGCGGTGGGCCGGCTTAACTACCCCTCCCGCGTTCTTGATGGGGCTGTGACGCCCGCTTCGACGACGTTCGACATCCTGCAGGATGCGGGGGATGTGTTCGTCGATGATGAGACCGGGTCAACACTGAACCAGGTGTCGCCGGCGAACATGCGGCTGGGCGGGGATAAGCAGTTGCCGGGATCGGCGGACGTGAGCTTCGGCTCGGAGGTTATTTCCGTGACGGATGCGGCGTCGGGCAAGGTGTGGGCTGTGTCGCCGTCCACTGTTAATGGTTTTGACGAGGAAGCGTCGGAGCCCGTGATGGTGGGTTCGGAGGGCATTGTCTCGGCGGTCGGGGATGATGACCGGATTTACTCGGCGGACCCCAAGTCCGGCGCGGTGACGGTGACGGCTGTTGACGCCAACGGCGAGGTGACGGCCTCGGAGTCGGAGACCTGGGCCGAGCTGAAGGGTTCGGGGGATCTGCAGATCACGGTGGTGGGGGACAAGCCGGTGCTTTTGGATGCGGCGGCCGGGAAGTTGTTCCTGCCCGGCGGGAAGCGGCTCCAGCTGGAGAATGCGCGGGAGGCGAAGCTGCAGCAGGGCGGCCCTGCCAGCGGTTTCGTGGCCATCGCCACGCGGAAGGCGTTGCTGAAGCAGCCCCTGGACGGATCCGCGGCGAAGACGGTGGCGTTCGACGGCGAGGGCGTGCCGGCTGCCCCGGTCCAGTTGGGCGGGTGTGTGCATGCGGCGTGGTCCGGGGCTAACAAGTATGTGCGGGACTGTGTCAATGATGGTGATGACAAGAACGTTGACGTGCCCAAGGCGAGTGCCTCGCCGTCGTATGTTTTCCGGGTGAACCGGGACCTGGTGGTCCTGAATGACGTGAACTCCGGGAACGTGTGGCTGGTGAACCAGAACATGCAGCTGGTCAACAACTGGGACGACGTCATCCCGCCCAAGGAAACGTCCGATGACGCGGACAAGGATTCCGCCGACGAAGTCCAGCAGACGGTGCTGCCGGACCGCACCAAGCCCAACAGCGCTCCGGTTGCCAAGCCGGACACTTTCGGGGTCCGGGCCGGCAAGACCGCTGTGCTCCCCGTCCTGGACAACGACACTGATCCGGACGGCGACATCCTCACCGTGCGCGCCCCTGATCAGCTTAAGTCCGGCGTTCTCGCCCCGATTTACGGGTCCACCGGCTTCCAGGTCGCCATCCCTGCCGACAAAGCCGGTTCCGAGACCTTCAAATACTCAGTGGACGATGGCCGGGGCCTCACCGCCTCCTCCGACGTCACGCTCAATATCATCCCGGCAGGGGAGAACTCCGCCCCGCGGCAGAAGCCGAACCGCAACACCACGCTCGTTGTGCAGGCGGGCAAGATCGTCAGCCAGAACGTGCTTCCTGACTGGATGGATCCGGACGGCGACGATCTGTACGTGGTCAGCGCTGCGGGCAGCGATCCCCGCGACCAGGTCAAGGTCCGACCGGACGGCCTGCTGACCTTCCAGGACGCCGGAACGGAGCCCGGCCGCAAGGTGGTCACCCTGACCGTTTCCGACGGCCAGTCCACAACGGAAGGCAAGGTCACGGTAGACGTCCGCGCCCCCGGCGCCCTGCCCCCGATCGCCAACGCGGATCACGTGGTGGCCGTCGCAGGCGTCGACGCGGTGATAGCACCCCTCAAAAACGACTCCGACCCCCAGGGCGGCGCCCTCCGCCTGGCCCAGGTCACCCCGGACGGCAACGCCACAGCAACCCTGCGGGCGGACCAGCAGACCTTTACGTTCAACTCCGCGGCCCAGGGACCGCACTACGTCACTTACCTGGTAACCAACGGGCCGGCCAGCGCCCAGCAGCTGGTCCGGGTGGACGTGGTGTCCGGCGACGGTGACGGCGCCCCCGTCGCGGTGCGCGACACAGCCCTGCTGCCAAGCGGCGGAACTGTGCTGGTGGACGTCCTGGGCAATGACTCGGACCCGTCCGGCGGGGTCCTGGTAGTCCAGTCCGTCACAGCTGCCGACGGGTTGCCGGTCAGCGTTTCAGTGCTGGACCACGCGGTCATCCGGATCACCGACATCCGGGCGCAAGGCCAGCTCAACGTCAAATACACAATCTCGAACGGCTTGGCCTCGGCCAGTGGCGACATCGCAGTGCTGGTGGTGCCCGCCCCGGCCAAGCTCCAGTCCCCCCAGGCGAAACCCGACGAAGTGTCCGTCCGGGTGGGCGACGTGGTGACCATCCCGGTCCTCGCGAACGACTCCGACCCCAACGGCGAGAAACTCACGCTTGAGCCCGAACTGGCGCAGAAGCCCGACGACACCGACGGACGGATGTTCCACGCCGGGGACACGTTGCGTTTTATCGCCGGAGACGTGCCCAAGACCGTCTACGCAATCTACAAAGTCACCAATGAATCCGGCCAGTCGGATTCGCAGCAGGTCACCATCCGCGTCCGCGCCCGGGACGACGAGCGGAACACCCGTCCCGAGCCGAAGAACCTCACCGCCCGCGTGGTGTCTGGAATGGTGGTTCGGATCCCCGTCCCGCTGGACGGCATCGACTCCGACGGCGACTCCGTGCAGCTCATCGGGGTGGACAAAGCCCCCGCCATGGGAACCGCCGTGGCCAGGGACGGCTACCTCGAATTCACCGCCACGGGCACGGCGGCCGGCACCGATACCTTCACCTACCGGGTCAGGGACAGAATCGGCGCCGAGAACACCGGCACGGTCATTGCGGGCATCGCGCCACCCGAGGCCAACAACCAGAGACCCATCGCAGTGGACGATTCCGTGGATGTCCGTCCCGGACGCAAGATCGCCGTTGACGCGCTCAGCAACGACTCCGACCCGGACGGTGACCCGATCGGGCTCGTCAGTAACGCGTTTGAAGCCCGGCCGGAACTCGGTGTCGAAACCGCTGACGGCAGGGTGCTGCTTACTGCGCCCGGCAACGCGGGCAATGAGAACGTCAGCTACAAGATCCAGGATGACAAAAAAGCCCAGGGCAGTGCAGTGATCCGGGTCAGCATCTCTCCCGACGCCACGCTGAAGGCGCCGGTGGCGAAAGACGATGTGATCACCCCCGCCGAGACGCTGGGCAAGTCCGCTGTCGACGTGCCGGTGCTGAAGAACGATTCAGACCCCGACGGCGTGGCCGCCGAACTCAAGGTCAGCCTGCCGGACGGCAACCCGAACGCCCGCGTCGGCGGCGACGGCAACGTTGTGGTCGGCCTTGCCGCGGGGGACCAGCTGGTTCCCTACACTGTCACCGACGTGGACGGCCAGAGCGCCACTGCTGTCATCTGGGTGCCCGGTCAGGGTGAACAGCACCCCAGCCTGGCCAGGACCGACGTTGTGGAAGTGATGGCCGGCAAGGAAATCACCTTCGCCCTGAGCGAATACGTGCGGGTCCGGGAGGGCCGCTCTCCCCACATTACGCAGGCAGACAAGGTCCAGGTCCAGGGCGCTGACACCCAGGGCGTCATCGCCGGAAACGGCGACGCCCTGCGCTATGCGGCGCTCAAAGACTACGTCGGCCCCGGCTCCGTGACGTTCGAAGTGACAGACGGGTCCGGTCCGGAAGATCCGCAGGGCCTGAAATCCACCCTGACCATCATCACCCGGGTCATTCCGGACCCGGCCGCGAACCACGAGCCCACCTTCAGGGGAACCGACCTTGACGTGCCGAAGGCCGAAACTGCTGCCCTTGAACTGGGCACCCTGGCCAGGGACGTGGATGCCGGGGACCAGGAGAAGCTCAAATTTGAGTTTGACGGGACCACGCCGGAGGGCTTCACTGCCTCCCTCGAGGGGCAGACACTCAAGGTCAGTGCTGCAGCAGGCTCGCCCGCCGGCCGGAAGGGAAACATCCCGCTGAAGGTCACCGACGGCCGATCCGAACCGGTCAAGGCCTCGGTAACAGCCACGGTAGTCGCCTCCAACCGGCCCCTTCCCACAGCCGGGGAAGACGTCATCGAAAAGGCCAACGCGGGCCGGGCCGAGACCATCAACGTCCTCGCCAATGATTTCAACCCCTTTGCCGACACCCCGCTGGAAATCGTTTCAGTGGCGGTGGAAACGGGGTCCGCAACAGGGCAGCCGGTGGTCGCCGGGGACTCGCTCACGGTGACTCCCGCAGAGGGATTCAAAGGCGTCATGGTGCTCCGTTACGTCATTTCGGACAAGACCGATGACCCTTCCCGCCATGCTGACGGCCGGGTGCGCATCACCGTCCGGGATAAGCCGGACCCGCCCTCGGCCCCCACCGCCACGGACGTGCGCAGCCGGACGGCTGTGCTCAAATGGGCGCCGCCGTCAGACAACGGCGCCACCATCACCGGCTACACCGTGCGCTCCAACACCGGATTTGAACAACAGTGCGCCACCACCACGTGCACTTTGAGCGGTCTGACCAACGACGTGAAGTACGTCTTCACTGTGACCGCCACCAATGAGGTGGGCGACTCCCAGGCGTCTGCGCAGTCCAACGAGATCCGGCCCGACGAAAAGCCGTCCCCGCCGGAGGCGCCCACGGTCAAAGCCGGCGACAAGAACATGGTGATCGACTGGCCCCCTGCCAGGACCGAGGGTTCGGCCGTCAAGAGCTACAACCTGGAGATCTCGCCACCGCCAGCCAGCGGCATCGCCGTGAAAAACGGGGTCACGGGCCTGACCTACACCTGGCCTGGCCTGACGAACGGCGTCCGCTACAAGGTGCGCGCCCAGGCGGTCAACGAGCTGGGCCCGTCCGACTGGGGCATCTACTCCTCCGAAGACAACCCTGCCGGCGTGCCCGCTGCGCCCGCGGCACCGACCTCCGCCGTGGCGTCTGCTGTGGGGAGCACCAACCAACTGCGCGTGAACTGGACCGAACCCGACACCAACGGTGACGCGATCAGAAACTACTACGTCACCATGAGCGGCGGCGGCGGCGCGCCGCAGACCCAGGCCATCCCGGGCACGGTACGGACGGCCAACTTCACGGCCAACAATTCCGAAGCCGAATACACCTTCACCGTCCAGGCGGAAAACAAGGCCGGCAAGGGCGCCGTCAGTCCCGCTTCGGCACCCCGGCGCGCCACCGGCAAGCTGGGCCAGGTCTCCGGAGTGACGGCCGCCGCGGCAGACACCGGCGGCGCTGGGCGACAGGTGACCATCAACTTCAAGGAACTAACGGCGGCTGAACGCAACGGGTCGGCGTATGGCGAGGTCAGCTACAGCTACAACGCCAGCACCGGGCAAACCGGTCCCATCAGGCCCGGGCAAACAGTGGGTGGCTTCACGAACGGTACGCCCACGTCCATCACGGTGGTGGCCAACTCAAGTGTGGCACCGAGTTCAGACGCCAGCACGGCCGCCACCACCACGCCGCACGGCGCACCCGGCACACCCTCTGCGACAGGGCAGAACGGCGGGCAAAACCAGAAGTCGCTGAGCTTCAGCTGGACCTCGCCGTCCACGGCCACCAACGATGTCGCCTACACGCAGATCAACATTGACGGCCGGGGCTGGGAAAGGGTGGCGGCTTCGGGAAGCCGGACAGTGAACACCGGCGGCTTCGACGAGCCCCACTCGATCCAGGTGCAGACCGTGAATTCCATAGGGAACGGCGGAGGCGTCGCCGAGGCGACCGCCAGGTCCGGGCCGGCCAAGACGGAGTGGGGCAACTCAATCGTTGGCTACCGGACGTGTACTGATGCGCCTGCCTCAGGCCAGACCTCGTGGCGGTCGCCGACGGGCGCGGAACACACCTGCGATGGTGTGGTCAGCGGCTATCCCTGGATCTACGGCTCCGGCCCAACCTTCACCGTCAACTGCTTTATGTGGCGGACCGTCCCCGACGCCCGGGGCACCTACAAGTGGTACCGCATCAGTTCGCATCCTGATGGGCGCTACGTTGGCCGCACCGTCCAGGTCGGCAACACCACCTTGGGTGAGCCTGAGGGACATGGAATCCCGCAATGCTAG